The genomic window AAAACCTCCAGTGTGTAAGACCAAAACTGCAGCAACAAAATCTCAGCCAGACAGCTACTATTGGAAACAATGGGCCCCAGTCCCAATAAATGCTATTTTTTTTATAAGCTGAGATCTGAGAGTTGTCTATTGTTTAATGAACAACATTGCTATACAGACTTCAGTCCTGCTAAACAGAACAGAACTGGTCTAGAGGTCGAGTATATTCTGAattggtggtgggagtggggaggtgtggggtggggggggatcttgcatatcatttcatttttaaGACAAGGTACGGCAACAAGCAGATGCATTGTTTATAACAATTAATGTGCAGTCTCCTGAATATCGTCAAGTGTCAGTCCACAAAATGTCTTGGATGTGCGCTTCAAAACTGCTGCAAAGTCACAAGAGATCTAAACTATTCGATGTGTACAATGCTATTTGATGTGTACAATGATGTGCACAATGCTATATGATGTGTACAATGATGTGTACAATGCTATATGATGTGTACAATGCTGTCACCTGCCATCAGGGTGAAGGGTCACTGAGTGAGTACAAATGAATACAACAATACACTGCAGCAGCTCAGGTCAACTCATGTTGTACTGATAAATCAGTCCCACGTAAAGTACCATGCATTATACAAACATACCGGTTATAACTTTTATCAAGATGAACCCCGTCCTGCCATCAGTGGCAAACTGCGGAGACTGAAATCATGTGAACAAGATCTATAAATTCCCCATTATTTCCTGACAAACTGTCCAAAAAACACATACGTATGCAAGGATTTTTCCTGGTGTTTGGAAACAATATAATAAAGGCATAGAAAGTACAATCAGGGACACTGGAGGGGGAAGATGTTACTGTCTATACCGGTAACTTCAAACTAGTATAATTATATCCAAATATTTGAGCACATTAAATCAATAGTAAATATACTGGAGGAAATATAAggtaaaataaaatcaaagccaaacaaaccaaaatagaaatagaaaaaaaacagaaaaaaaaaacattcaacaaCCCACCATCCCAATGAAAAAAAACTCAGCACTTACAATTTCTTAACTATTCTGTACGCTTCGGCTGTTTGCACTGGATTACAAATGGCACATAATCCCTGTGTAAGTTTTATTATCAagatatgaaaagaaaagaaaaaaaaagataaaataagtaATCTACTCTTTGGAGTTGTTTGAACTCTATGTGGGCACTtggttgtcagtttcagtttcatctaAAAGTGGTAGCAGAATCATTAACCAGTTACATGCACATATACAACAGTGACTGAGATAGTGGTACGATACAACATTCAAACTGACACAGTCCAAACGTGTCAAGACAATCAACTAAAACACTGAAGTATTAAAACACTGGACCAATGTCGATACAATAGCACCAATGTACCAATGTATATCAAATTCTAATTatgaagtgctctctctctctctctctctctgtatctctgtctctctctttctctctttctcgccttatcccactctgtctatctttaaaatcaattaaaaattttGTTGGTTCATTTAACGGAGTAAGTTTGTGTGTTGGAGGCTGTATTTGTGAGTGCATATGATCATGTGCACATACAtgcttgcctttgtgtgtgtgcatgtgcctgaacaaatgtgtgtgtgtgtgtgtgtgtgtgtgtgtgtgtgtgtgtgtgtgtccatgtgtctgtgagtgtatatgcatgcaaGTATGTGTCCGCCAATTCATTTTTCTCCCTCATATTTAGATCTTGAAAAATTTCATagaatttttgtgtgtaaaaATCATGTAAAAGTACAATAGTATTACTGTGGTGTGGCAtatcattgtgtggtgtggtgtggtgtggtgtgatgtgcattgcattgtgtattgtattgtattgcattgcattgcattgtattgcattgcattgtactgatcACAACAGTTCCTTGGTATCAAGTTTAGTTTTACCCTCCTTAAGAACAGCAGTCAACTTTTGCTCCGTTTGTACATTTGTTCACTTCtcaaagcagatttttctacacaaCATTTTTTGCACCAGACGCCTGCTGTACAACTGAGACTCTAGTTCATCGTGTCACCTGAAAGACTAGTAGAATAGATTTAttcaggggtgtgggagggtaagaaaaaaaaaacaacaacaaacatctgtGTGCGAGTTGAGCCATGTCCCTGGATGGCATGGCTGTCTGGACTGGTGTTTCAATCATCCTTctgcctccctcccacccatacaagcacacacactcacatgaagcAGAACATGGAGAATTTCTCTTGTTGCCAGTTCTCTGTCCTGATGCCGATATGCAGCTGCCTGCTTAAAAATCCATAAATCCATAAAATATTACGCTTTCTTTAACCCTGCATGTGCCGCCTGTGTTTCACCCTGCAATGGAaaagccctccccctccctacccctcaacTGCGACAGACTGTGTGTATACCACAACCAGCCACAGAGAGCCTGGAGagacgcaaacatgcacgcatgcatgccccccactcccccccacacacacacacatacacatgggcatgcgtgcacacatcacacccacacttgcatatacacacatacacacatgcacacacacacacacatgggcatgcatgcacatgcggacatgcacacatacaacacacatatgcacatacatgcatacatccatctgcacacgcgtgcacacacacacacacacacacacacacgaagacacacatgcatgcacacacacacacacacacacacacacacacacacacacacacacacacagacacactggtcaCAGTCTGGTGACCTCATCACTATCATTGATCCTGATCCCTTTGTACAGCCGACACGGTGTGTTCCCCTCATCCACCATTACCGTGATCTCAGAgtctgacacaccaccaccatcactgtcccCATTCACTGGgccccctgccccctcatccccctgGCCTCCCTCTCCCCTAGCCAGCAGTTGTGTAGTGGCAGTGACGCCACAGGCCTGAGCGCTGACCACATCAGCGATGAGGATCATCCGCATGTCGTTCAGCAGGGTGGAGTTGGACCGTGCCCGGCAGCCCGGCTGGGGCTCCCCGGGGTTACGGCCCTTGTTGCGTCGCCGCAGTGTTGCCACCTCCTCCGAGTCCGACTCCCCAACTTCCTCCTCCCCTATGTAGTACTTTGCTTTGGGGGCCCTTGAACCGGCATCAGTTTTGGGGGCCCCTGAACCGGcattggttttttggggggcctCTGAACCGGCATTAGCTTCGGGGGCCCCTGAACTGGCATCATCACCCTCAGCATCCGACAAGTTCCTGGCACTGTTGGATGGTTCACAGCCCTTCTCGGTGGCGGCGGCGGCAGTGTCGGAGGAGTCTTTGCGAGTCAGGCTGTCCCGGGAGGAGTTGCCCAGGCTCTCCCTGGACGAGCCAAAGGGGCTGGGGTAGTCGAAGGACAGCTCACTGGCCGTGTCCAGGGTGTCCACGCTGCGGGCGAAGAAGTGCTGCCGCCACACACGCTGGTTGGGGGTCACCGCGTCCAGGACACCAGGGGAGGTCACCTCGCTGTAGCAGTCCCAGTCGCTGGACGTCGAGCTGCGCACGCTGTCCCGGAACATCCCCACGCGGCTGATCCGTCCACCTGAAATCATTGTGGGAGAGCAATGCGTCTTGAATGTTGTTGTAGGAGAGCAATGGGTCTTCAATGTTATTGTAGGAGAGCGTTGGGACTTGAATGTTATTGTAGGAGAGCGTTGGGACTTGAATGTTATTGTAGGAGAGTATTGAggtcttaactcattctaccctaCAGCTACATACCTGctgcaactcccctggaccagcactacatgagaccccAGCAGAAAAAACAGAGTGGTTCACAAAAACTGCGAAAACCGATGtggaattgttgatttaatcagtcaaacaaagcctCGTTTACATGCTTCCGAAATCCGTtaatggttcagtttagaatgccaactgtaccaagcaagaacaaacgaaattagaatagtgtgttggtatgagaatacctgtacctggtccacaggggaagcaATCACAGTACGAGTTTAcccgtacctggagtagaatgaattATTGTAAGAGAGCAATAGGTCTTGAATGTTATTGTAGGAGAGCAACAGGTCTCGGATGTTATTAAAGGAGAGCATAGggtcttcagaaagaaaagatctgagcacatcactcctcttttgcaacatctccactggctccctgtctcacaccgaataaagtacaagatcagcactctatgctacaaatgtattcacaaatcagccccttcctatctctg from Babylonia areolata isolate BAREFJ2019XMU chromosome 1, ASM4173473v1, whole genome shotgun sequence includes these protein-coding regions:
- the LOC143280402 gene encoding uncharacterized protein LOC143280402 isoform X2, with product MGELMWMGSVGQELHHLEKERAIQTDPEETRRRRTIQLHRQDADGGSWGFTLQTYGIRNKRTQEVEVMTYVDYVELHGPAWIAGMRRGDVFLSVNGESVEGLNHPKLVEKIQQSKTSLRLVVLFEDCCRKVELYERFIKLKRILSQKVRELKQLELEERTLCSGGRISRVGMFRDSVRSSTSSDWDCYSEVTSPGVLDAVTPNQRVWRQHFFARSVDTLDTASELSFDYPSPFGSSRESLGNSSRDSLTRKDSSDTAAAATEKGCEPSNSARNLSDAEGDDASSGAPEANAGSEAPQKTNAGSGAPKTDAGSRAPKAKYYIGEEEVGESDSEEVATLRRRNKGRNPGEPQPGCRARSNSTLLNDMRMILIADVVSAQACGVTATTQLLARGEGGQGDEGAGGPVNGDSDGGGVSDSEITVMVDEGNTPCRLYKGIRINDSDEVTRL
- the LOC143280402 gene encoding uncharacterized protein LOC143280402 isoform X1, yielding MLWSRPPTQVRKSTDLKNKGELMWMGSVGQELHHLEKERAIQTDPEETRRRRTIQLHRQDADGGSWGFTLQTYGIRNKRTQEVEVMTYVDYVELHGPAWIAGMRRGDVFLSVNGESVEGLNHPKLVEKIQQSKTSLRLVVLFEDCCRKVELYERFIKLKRILSQKVRELKQLELEERTLCSGGRISRVGMFRDSVRSSTSSDWDCYSEVTSPGVLDAVTPNQRVWRQHFFARSVDTLDTASELSFDYPSPFGSSRESLGNSSRDSLTRKDSSDTAAAATEKGCEPSNSARNLSDAEGDDASSGAPEANAGSEAPQKTNAGSGAPKTDAGSRAPKAKYYIGEEEVGESDSEEVATLRRRNKGRNPGEPQPGCRARSNSTLLNDMRMILIADVVSAQACGVTATTQLLARGEGGQGDEGAGGPVNGDSDGGGVSDSEITVMVDEGNTPCRLYKGIRINDSDEVTRL